From Strix uralensis isolate ZFMK-TIS-50842 chromosome 1, bStrUra1, whole genome shotgun sequence, a single genomic window includes:
- the POLR1F gene encoding DNA-directed RNA polymerase I subunit RPA43 translates to MAVAGRPLPAAAAAIPSIPSFAAARGLVGRRYSCLVVAPRRRHIALAPRYLGRKRTGIRAQLDAELLRYSESLQGVPVAYDNIRVVGELGDIYDDQGFIHLNIEADFIIFSPKKGKKLVGVINKVAPSHIGCLIHGCFNASIPKPEQMSIVQWQELGLKIGDELKFQVLHLDSDAAGVFFIRGGLTKSSMQPKQSEAVTDSTNGDEIQKLDHQENGLNDSGGDNVTEEPLGEMGNTGTEDAEEQSVDAVDGLCDDKNKKKKKKKKHKQEEQEHILPTSDSSGYQSDHKKSKKKKRKHCDEAEESELSQLSQEPKAKKKRD, encoded by the exons ATGGCCGTGGCGGGGaggccgctgcccgccgccgccgccgccatcccgTCCATCCCCTCCTTCGCCGCGGCCCGCGGCCTGGTGGGGCGGCGCTACTCGTGCCTGGTGGTGGCGCCGCGCCGCAGGCACATCGCGCTGGCGCCGCGCTACCTGGGCCGCAAGCGCACCGGCATCCGCGCCCAGCTCGATGCCGAGCTCCTGCGCTACTCGGAGAG CCTTCAGGGCGTGCCGGTGGCTTACGACAACATCAGAGTGGTGGGGGAGCTCGGTGACATTTACGACGACCAAGGTTTCATCCACCTGAATATCGAGGCGGACTTCATCATCTTCAGCcccaagaaagggaaaaaactgGTG ggtGTAATTAATAAAGTGGCCCCTAGTCACATTGGCTGCCTGATACATGGATGCTTCAATGCTTCTATCCCTAAACCTGAACAAATGTCGATTGTACAGTGGCAAGAGCTGGGGTTAAAAATAGGGGATGAACTGAAATTTCAAGTGTTGCACTTGGATTCTGATGCAGCTGGGGTGTTCTTCATTCGAGGAGGACTCACTAAAAGCAG CATGCAGCCCAAACAATCTGAGGCTGTCACTGACAGTACAAATGGAGATGAAATTCAAAAGCTTGACCACCAGGAAAATGGCTTGAATGACTCTGGGGGAGATAATGTCACAGAGGAGCCTCTAGGTGAGATGGGTAACACTGGGACAGAAGATGCAGAAGAGCAAAGTGTTGATGCTGTGGATGGATTATGTGatgataaaaacaaaaagaagaagaaaaagaaaaagcataagcAAGAAGAACAGGAACATATATTGCCTACCAGTGACTCCAGTGGTTACCAAAGTGACCataaaaagtcaaagaaaaagaaaagaaagcattgcGATGAAGCTGAGGAAAGTGAATTATCTCAGCTGTCACAAGAACccaaagctaaaaagaaaagggACTAA